A genomic segment from Streptomyces sp. NBC_00459 encodes:
- a CDS encoding peptidylprolyl isomerase, giving the protein MAEQLYATLKTNQGDIEVRLLPNHAPKTVRNFVELATGEREWTNPETGEKSTDKLYDGTVFHRVISGFMIQGGDPLGNGTGGPGYQFEDEFHPDLRFDKPYLLAMANAGPGTNGSQFFITVSPTDWLTRKHSIFGEVTDAASQKIVDAIATTSTNPRTDRPVNDVVIESVVVETREG; this is encoded by the coding sequence GTGGCTGAGCAGCTCTACGCCACCCTGAAGACCAACCAAGGCGACATCGAAGTCCGGCTCCTGCCGAACCACGCGCCCAAGACGGTCCGGAACTTTGTCGAACTCGCCACCGGTGAGCGGGAGTGGACCAACCCGGAGACGGGTGAGAAGTCCACGGACAAGCTCTACGACGGCACGGTCTTCCACCGGGTGATCAGCGGCTTCATGATCCAGGGCGGCGACCCCCTCGGCAACGGCACCGGCGGCCCCGGCTACCAGTTCGAGGACGAGTTCCACCCGGACCTCCGCTTCGACAAGCCCTACCTGCTGGCCATGGCCAACGCCGGACCGGGCACCAACGGCTCTCAGTTCTTCATCACCGTCTCCCCGACGGACTGGCTGACCCGCAAGCACAGCATCTTCGGCGAGGTCACCGACGCGGCCAGCCAGAAGATCGTGGACGCCATCGCGACCACGTCGACCAACCCGCGCACCGACCGCCCGGTCAACGACGTCGTCATCGAGTCGGTCGTCGTCGAGACCCGCGAGGGCTGA
- a CDS encoding class E sortase yields the protein MTAVRPERESGAAFGGDTGDQGTSYGQQQPYEAPGAFEAAVDGLADPLSDPLPGQRNDPPAPPPRAPGRRRRSSHARPYDASAERGAAEHRDPGPESGYDSRGYAQDWQVGVYEEQAPYASPAAPPAAPPVTPQAPPTVVLPTVVVPPVDEETVALRLADLPAGLRPEAPRIADENSKSAASAATEATGASEGPSVAGGRAARRKAAKARHGRPGGPQEASEGVAAETAAEGAPLSRVAARQAARAQKPGMAVMASRAIGEVFITTGVLMLLFVTYQLWWTNVRAHAQAGNETTSLQEDWESGKRAPGVFEPGQGFAILDIPKLDVVVPIAEGTSKKQVLDRGMVGHYAEGGLTTAMPSAATGNFGLAGHRNTHGEPFRYINRLKKGDAIVVETQDKYYVYKMEAILPVTSPSNTSVLNPIPNGSGFTKPGRYITLTTCTPEFTSKYRMIVWGKMVEERPRSKGKPDALVQ from the coding sequence GTGACCGCCGTGCGCCCCGAGCGCGAGTCCGGCGCCGCCTTCGGCGGAGACACCGGCGACCAGGGAACCTCGTACGGGCAGCAGCAGCCGTACGAGGCGCCCGGCGCGTTCGAGGCGGCGGTGGACGGCCTGGCGGACCCGCTGAGCGACCCGTTGCCGGGGCAGCGGAACGATCCGCCTGCGCCACCGCCCCGCGCGCCGGGTCGTCGGAGGCGGAGCAGCCATGCGCGGCCCTACGACGCCTCGGCCGAGCGCGGGGCGGCGGAGCACCGGGATCCCGGACCGGAGTCGGGGTACGACTCGCGGGGGTACGCGCAGGACTGGCAGGTGGGGGTGTACGAGGAGCAGGCGCCGTACGCGTCTCCCGCTGCGCCTCCCGCAGCTCCTCCGGTGACGCCTCAAGCGCCCCCGACCGTCGTCCTGCCGACCGTCGTCGTGCCGCCCGTCGACGAGGAGACGGTGGCGCTGCGGCTCGCGGACCTGCCTGCCGGTCTGCGTCCCGAGGCGCCGCGAATAGCCGACGAGAACTCGAAATCAGCGGCCTCGGCCGCCACAGAGGCCACAGGCGCTTCTGAGGGCCCCTCTGTGGCCGGTGGGCGCGCAGCGCGCCGGAAGGCCGCCAAGGCCCGTCACGGGCGCCCTGGGGGCCCGCAGGAGGCATCGGAGGGTGTGGCCGCCGAGACGGCGGCGGAGGGAGCGCCCCTTTCGCGGGTCGCGGCGCGACAGGCGGCGCGGGCGCAGAAGCCGGGCATGGCGGTGATGGCGAGCCGGGCGATCGGTGAGGTGTTCATCACCACCGGCGTGCTGATGTTGCTGTTCGTGACCTACCAGCTGTGGTGGACGAACGTACGGGCGCACGCGCAGGCCGGGAACGAGACGACCAGCCTCCAGGAGGACTGGGAGAGCGGGAAGCGCGCGCCGGGGGTGTTCGAGCCCGGGCAGGGCTTCGCCATCCTCGACATCCCCAAGCTGGACGTGGTGGTGCCGATCGCGGAGGGCACCAGCAAGAAGCAGGTGCTGGACCGGGGCATGGTCGGCCACTACGCGGAGGGCGGCCTCACCACGGCGATGCCGTCCGCGGCGACCGGCAACTTCGGGCTCGCGGGCCACCGCAACACGCACGGCGAGCCGTTCCGGTACATCAACCGGTTGAAGAAGGGCGACGCGATCGTCGTGGAGACGCAGGACAAGTACTACGTCTACAAGATGGAAGCGATCCTGCCGGTGACGTCGCCGAGCAACACGAGCGTGCTGAACCCGATTCCGAACGGCTCGGGTTTCACCAAGCCCGGCCGCTACATCACCCTCACGACATGCACGCCGGAGTTCACGAGCAAGTACCGGATGATCGTGTGGGGCAAGATGGTCGAGGAACGGCCGCGCAGCAAGGGCAAGCCGGATGCGCTCGTGCAGTAA
- a CDS encoding DUF5324 family protein, with translation MTRIESVRAATGSAKDSVLHAADVVAPYADTAKDRATQYAHEARVRLAPKVSQAAEQARVQYGAHLAPRLEQARTHVPPKVDHAAHEAAVRTAKAARQAADYTAPRVERAVAAAGPVREEAAARGAAALAALRGQVTPQEIRKLARKHQRRARTGRLAKRLAVVGIVAGGVFAAWKWWDKQANPDWLVEPPAATEVPETGRLTSVDGTGHSVLDPEVQAKEAESDAVEDDENHR, from the coding sequence GTGACCCGCATTGAAAGCGTGCGCGCCGCTACCGGCTCGGCGAAGGACAGCGTCCTGCACGCCGCGGACGTGGTGGCGCCCTACGCCGACACAGCCAAGGACAGGGCCACCCAGTACGCACACGAGGCACGCGTACGGCTTGCGCCCAAGGTGTCCCAGGCTGCGGAACAGGCCCGTGTCCAGTACGGCGCGCACCTCGCGCCGCGGCTGGAGCAGGCCCGTACGCATGTGCCGCCGAAGGTCGACCATGCTGCCCATGAAGCCGCCGTCCGCACCGCCAAGGCCGCCCGTCAGGCCGCCGACTACACCGCGCCGCGCGTGGAGCGCGCGGTCGCGGCGGCCGGACCCGTACGAGAGGAGGCGGCCGCGCGCGGTGCCGCGGCACTGGCCGCGCTGCGCGGTCAGGTCACACCTCAGGAGATCAGGAAGCTGGCCCGCAAGCACCAGCGGCGGGCCCGGACCGGCCGGCTCGCCAAGAGGCTGGCCGTGGTGGGCATCGTGGCCGGCGGTGTCTTCGCCGCGTGGAAGTGGTGGGACAAGCAGGCCAACCCCGACTGGCTGGTCGAGCCGCCCGCCGCGACCGAGGTGCCGGAGACAGGCCGTCTGACGTCCGTGGACGGAACCGGTCACTCGGTCCTGGATCCCGAGGTCCAGGCGAAGGAGGCCGAGTCCGACGCGGTGGAGGACGACGAGAACCACCGCTGA
- the crgA gene encoding cell division protein CrgA — MPKSRIRKKADYTPPPAKQATAIKLNSRGWVAPVMLAMFLIGLAWIVLFYVTDGKLPIDALDNWNIVVGFGFIAAGFGVSTQWK; from the coding sequence GTGCCGAAGTCACGTATCCGCAAGAAGGCCGACTACACGCCGCCGCCCGCCAAGCAGGCGACGGCCATCAAACTGAACAGCCGCGGCTGGGTCGCACCGGTCATGCTGGCCATGTTCCTCATCGGCCTGGCCTGGATCGTTCTGTTCTATGTGACCGACGGCAAGCTGCCGATCGACGCACTGGACAACTGGAACATCGTGGTGGGCTTCGGCTTCATCGCAGCCGGATTCGGTGTCTCCACGCAGTGGAAGTAG
- a CDS encoding helix-turn-helix domain-containing protein, whose product MDAAQQEATARARELQRNWYGEPLGALFRKLIDDLGLNQARLAGVLGLSAPMLSQLMSGQRAKIGNPAVVQRVQLLQDLAGQVADGSVSAAEATERMDEIKKSQGGSVLSNTAQSTTSSGAPTVKRVVREIQSLLRSVSAAGDIIDAADTLAPTHPELAEFLRVYGAGRTSDAVTHYQSHQN is encoded by the coding sequence ATGGATGCCGCACAGCAAGAAGCCACCGCAAGAGCGCGGGAGCTTCAGCGGAACTGGTACGGGGAGCCGCTGGGGGCGCTCTTCCGTAAGCTCATCGACGATCTTGGACTCAACCAGGCTCGTCTCGCGGGGGTACTGGGGCTGTCCGCGCCGATGCTGTCACAGCTCATGAGCGGCCAGCGGGCCAAGATCGGCAACCCGGCAGTGGTGCAGCGCGTGCAGTTGCTGCAGGATCTGGCCGGTCAGGTCGCGGACGGCAGCGTGAGCGCGGCCGAGGCGACCGAACGGATGGACGAGATCAAGAAGTCCCAGGGGGGATCGGTGCTGAGCAACACCGCGCAGTCGACGACGAGTTCGGGGGCGCCCACGGTCAAGAGGGTGGTCCGCGAGATCCAGTCGCTGCTGCGCTCGGTGTCCGCCGCCGGCGACATCATCGACGCGGCGGACACTCTCGCCCCGACCCACCCGGAACTGGCAGAGTTCCTCCGGGTGTACGGCGCGGGCCGCACCTCTGACGCCGTGACGCACTACCAGTCCCACCAGAACTGA
- a CDS encoding class E sortase encodes MSGRVIIRTVSELCVTAGTVIVLFVVYVLFWTGVKADTVMDDQIHQLQEQWSKDTVTKAPPAATPTPAGTTSPTADPRSPGPYTPGKPFAIMYIPRLGFTWNKPVLEDTRTNTLKKGLGHYATTARLGQEGNFSVAGHRRTYGDPFKDFPRLRRGDAVVLTDGTTWFTYRIDKGPYKTVPTDIEVIDPVPRKSGYTHSGRYLTLTTCDPEWGHSHRLIVWAHLDSTQPVEAGKPAALRR; translated from the coding sequence GTGTCGGGGCGCGTGATCATCAGGACGGTCAGTGAACTGTGCGTCACGGCGGGCACGGTGATCGTGCTCTTCGTCGTGTACGTGCTGTTCTGGACGGGCGTGAAGGCCGACACCGTCATGGACGACCAGATCCACCAGCTGCAGGAACAGTGGTCGAAGGACACGGTGACGAAGGCGCCGCCGGCGGCGACGCCCACCCCCGCCGGCACCACGAGCCCGACGGCCGACCCGAGGTCCCCAGGGCCCTACACCCCGGGCAAGCCGTTCGCGATCATGTACATCCCGCGGCTCGGTTTCACGTGGAACAAGCCCGTGCTCGAAGACACGAGGACGAACACCCTGAAGAAGGGCCTCGGCCACTACGCCACCACCGCGCGGCTCGGCCAGGAGGGCAACTTCTCGGTCGCCGGCCACCGGCGTACGTACGGCGATCCGTTCAAGGACTTCCCGAGGCTGCGGCGTGGGGACGCGGTGGTGCTGACGGACGGGACGACGTGGTTCACGTATCGGATCGACAAAGGCCCCTACAAAACCGTGCCCACGGACATTGAGGTGATCGATCCTGTGCCACGTAAGAGCGGGTACACGCATTCGGGTCGTTACCTCACGCTGACCACGTGCGATCCGGAGTGGGGACACAGTCATCGGCTGATCGTCTGGGCGCACCTGGATTCCACACAGCCTGTGGAGGCCGGGAAACCTGCGGCGCTGCGCCGTTAA
- a CDS encoding DUF881 domain-containing protein yields the protein MSNSADSPGTDASPARNRRFRPVRVLTVGVFALAGLIFFTSFDTAKGTNIRTDASLLKLSDLIQDRSHKNGRLDESLAALRDDVEALAERDDGSTEAEDAKLAALEKAAGTQKLKGEALTVTLNDAPPNATAKLPGYPEPQPDYLVIHQQDLQAVVNALWQGGAKGIKVMDQRLISTSAVRCVGNTLILQGRVYSPPYKITAIGDPEKLRSALTASKAIQNYMVYVNVYGLGWQVDEDGTVTLPGYSGTVDLHYAKPVE from the coding sequence TTGAGCAATTCTGCCGACTCTCCCGGGACGGATGCCAGTCCCGCCCGTAACCGCCGATTCCGCCCGGTACGGGTGCTCACCGTGGGGGTCTTCGCCCTCGCGGGGCTGATTTTCTTCACGAGCTTCGACACGGCCAAGGGCACGAACATCCGCACGGACGCCTCTCTGCTGAAGCTCTCGGACCTCATCCAGGACCGCAGCCACAAGAACGGCCGGCTCGACGAGTCCCTCGCGGCCCTGCGCGACGACGTCGAGGCGCTCGCCGAGCGCGACGACGGCAGTACCGAGGCCGAGGACGCCAAGCTGGCGGCGCTGGAGAAGGCGGCGGGCACCCAGAAGCTCAAGGGCGAGGCACTCACCGTCACCCTCAACGACGCTCCGCCGAACGCTACCGCGAAGCTCCCCGGCTATCCCGAGCCGCAGCCCGACTATCTGGTCATCCACCAGCAGGATCTGCAGGCCGTGGTGAACGCCCTGTGGCAGGGCGGGGCCAAGGGCATCAAGGTCATGGACCAGCGCCTGATCTCCACCAGCGCGGTGCGTTGTGTGGGCAACACCCTGATCCTCCAGGGTCGCGTCTACTCACCCCCGTACAAGATCACCGCGATCGGTGACCCGGAGAAGCTGAGGAGCGCGCTCACGGCGTCCAAGGCGATCCAGAACTACATGGTGTACGTCAACGTCTACGGGCTCGGCTGGCAGGTCGACGAGGACGGGACGGTGACTCTGCCCGGCTACTCGGGCACAGTGGACCTGCACTACGCGAAGCCTGTGGAGTAG
- a CDS encoding aminodeoxychorismate/anthranilate synthase component II, with protein sequence MSARILVVDNYDSFVFNLVQYLYQLGAECEVLRNDEVSTAHAQDGFDGVLLSPGPGTPEEAGVCIEMVRHCAATGVPVFGVCLGMQSMQVAYGGVVDRAPELLHGKTSLVEHEGQGVFAGLPSPFTATRYHSLAAEPNTVPAELEVTARTHDGIVMGLRHRELPVEGVQFHPESVLTEHGHLMLANWLTECGDRGAVARSVGLAPVVGRASA encoded by the coding sequence GTGAGCGCACGGATTCTCGTCGTCGACAACTACGACAGCTTCGTCTTCAACCTGGTCCAGTACCTGTACCAGCTGGGCGCCGAGTGCGAGGTGCTGCGCAACGACGAGGTGTCGACGGCGCACGCGCAGGACGGCTTCGACGGTGTGCTGCTGTCGCCGGGTCCGGGTACGCCCGAGGAGGCCGGCGTCTGCATCGAGATGGTGCGCCACTGCGCGGCCACCGGGGTGCCGGTGTTCGGTGTCTGCCTGGGCATGCAGTCGATGCAGGTGGCGTACGGCGGTGTGGTGGACCGGGCGCCCGAGTTGCTGCACGGCAAGACGTCCCTCGTGGAACACGAGGGACAGGGTGTCTTCGCGGGCCTGCCGAGCCCCTTCACGGCGACCCGCTACCACTCCCTGGCGGCGGAGCCGAACACGGTCCCGGCCGAGCTCGAGGTGACCGCCCGTACGCACGACGGCATCGTCATGGGCCTCAGGCACCGCGAGCTCCCCGTCGAGGGGGTCCAGTTCCACCCCGAGTCGGTGCTGACGGAGCACGGTCACCTGATGCTGGCCAACTGGTTGACGGAGTGCGGTGACCGTGGGGCTGTGGCGAGGTCTGTGGGGCTCGCCCCGGTGGTGGGCAGGGCCTCGGCGTGA
- a CDS encoding class E sortase, with product MAATTDHDEQTAGAPVSPSQARARGPVGKLATVVSLFGELLITAGLVLGLFVAYSLWWTNVVADREANKQGDEVRDHWADGNTGPGALDTKDGIGFLHVPAMKNGEVLVKKGTSSKVLNNGVAGYYVDPIKSALPQAKQGNFTLAAHRDGHGAKFHNIDKLKKGDPIVFETKNDWYVYKVYDTLPETSKYNVQVLSAIPKESGKRKPGRYITLTTCTPVFTSEYRYIVWGELVRVEKVDSKRTVPEELR from the coding sequence GTGGCAGCGACGACGGACCACGACGAGCAGACAGCCGGCGCCCCGGTTTCCCCGTCGCAGGCCCGCGCGCGGGGGCCGGTCGGCAAACTGGCCACCGTGGTGAGCCTTTTCGGCGAACTCCTCATCACGGCGGGCCTGGTGCTCGGCCTTTTCGTCGCGTACTCGCTCTGGTGGACGAATGTCGTCGCGGACCGTGAGGCGAACAAGCAGGGCGACGAGGTCCGCGACCACTGGGCCGACGGGAACACGGGCCCGGGCGCTCTGGACACCAAGGACGGCATCGGCTTCCTGCACGTCCCGGCGATGAAGAACGGCGAGGTCCTGGTCAAGAAGGGCACGTCGTCGAAGGTCCTGAACAACGGCGTGGCCGGCTACTACGTGGACCCGATCAAGTCGGCGCTCCCACAGGCGAAGCAGGGCAACTTCACGCTGGCGGCCCACCGGGACGGCCACGGCGCCAAGTTCCACAACATCGACAAGCTGAAGAAGGGCGACCCGATCGTCTTCGAGACGAAGAACGACTGGTACGTCTACAAGGTCTACGACACCCTCCCGGAGACCTCGAAGTACAACGTCCAGGTCCTGTCCGCGATCCCGAAGGAATCGGGAAAGCGGAAACCCGGCCGCTACATCACCCTGACGACCTGCACGCCGGTGTTCACGTCGGAGTACCGGTACATCGTGTGGGGGGAGCTGGTGCGGGTGGAGAAGGTGGACTCGAAGCGGACGGTGCCGGAGGAGTTGCGCTGA
- a CDS encoding rhomboid family intramembrane serine protease yields MDQAPGSPQGPQDAQSLPTCYRHPDRETGIRCTRCERPICPECMVSASVGFQCPDCVRNGSGTGHAPNATTPRTLAGGTITADPRLLTKILIGLNVAAYMLQLSIGDNFTQRFELIGSAYYEGLGSVEGVAEGQWYRLLTSMFLHGSPMHIIFNMFSLWWIGGPLEAALGRARYLSLYLVSGLAGSALTYLIEAPNQPSLGASGAIFGLFGATAVLMRRLNYDMRPILALLVINLIFTFGMSNIAWQAHIGGLVAGVVIGYAMVHAPRERRSLVQYGVCGVVLVAVVVMTLIRTGQLL; encoded by the coding sequence ATGGATCAGGCGCCAGGCAGCCCGCAGGGCCCGCAGGACGCCCAGAGCCTGCCCACCTGCTACCGCCACCCGGACCGTGAGACAGGCATCCGCTGCACCCGCTGCGAACGCCCGATCTGCCCCGAGTGCATGGTCAGCGCCTCCGTCGGCTTCCAGTGCCCGGACTGCGTGCGCAACGGCTCCGGTACGGGACACGCGCCGAACGCGACCACCCCTCGCACCCTCGCCGGTGGCACCATCACGGCCGATCCCCGGCTCCTCACCAAGATCCTGATCGGCCTCAACGTCGCCGCCTACATGCTCCAGCTGTCGATCGGCGACAACTTCACGCAACGCTTCGAACTCATCGGCAGCGCCTACTACGAGGGCCTCGGCTCGGTTGAGGGCGTCGCGGAGGGGCAGTGGTACCGGCTGCTGACGTCGATGTTCCTGCACGGCAGCCCGATGCACATCATCTTCAACATGTTCAGCCTGTGGTGGATCGGCGGCCCCCTGGAAGCCGCCCTCGGCCGCGCCCGCTACCTCTCGCTGTACCTGGTCTCCGGCCTCGCGGGCAGTGCGCTGACGTATCTGATCGAGGCCCCGAACCAGCCCTCGCTCGGAGCCTCGGGTGCCATCTTCGGACTCTTCGGCGCGACCGCCGTCCTGATGCGCCGCCTCAACTACGACATGCGGCCGATCCTCGCGCTGCTGGTGATCAACCTCATCTTCACCTTCGGGATGAGCAACATCGCCTGGCAGGCCCACATCGGTGGCCTGGTCGCCGGTGTCGTCATCGGCTACGCCATGGTCCACGCCCCGCGCGAGCGCCGGTCTCTCGTCCAGTACGGCGTCTGTGGGGTGGTCCTGGTCGCGGTGGTCGTCATGACCCTGATCCGCACGGGCCAGCTCCTCTAG
- a CDS encoding restriction endonuclease, translated as MINETALLESKALRDSALERTDVLDRVKALSLLPDGMHVTTAMVATYFEVVETVINNLLNRHRQELESNGLHVLRGADLREYQELNVSSSSGSYPQRRSSLALWSRRAVLNVAMLLRDSAVARQVRTYLLDMEYLARTQSVDNPVHEDTLSLDDRIDQRITHILGKTVVPMFNALIGTSGEHRQELVALRAGVQRIERRLHQHHTRLQRLEGTRDDRPAIGVMAAMDSMNGRTFEHHIAKLLRRDGCTNVVVQGGHGDRGVDIIGLTADGRRLVVQCKRFAPYLSITSPDVQKFVGSAKVLYSAEVALYVATCPFTPEALSIASETGITAVHRGVLEEWSTGEPLKVLE; from the coding sequence GTGATCAACGAAACGGCACTTCTGGAGTCGAAGGCGCTCCGCGACAGTGCACTCGAACGTACGGATGTGCTCGACAGGGTGAAGGCACTGTCACTGCTGCCGGACGGGATGCATGTGACGACGGCGATGGTGGCGACCTACTTCGAGGTCGTCGAGACAGTCATCAACAACCTGCTCAATCGTCACCGGCAAGAACTCGAATCAAATGGCCTGCATGTCCTCAGGGGTGCTGACCTGCGGGAATATCAGGAACTCAATGTGAGTTCCTCTTCCGGCAGCTATCCACAGCGACGCTCCAGTCTGGCTCTCTGGTCACGCCGAGCCGTCCTCAACGTCGCCATGCTCCTCCGCGACAGTGCTGTAGCCCGCCAGGTGCGCACGTACCTCCTCGACATGGAGTACCTGGCACGTACGCAGTCCGTGGACAACCCTGTCCACGAAGACACTCTCTCCCTCGACGACCGCATCGACCAACGCATCACCCACATCCTCGGCAAGACCGTCGTCCCCATGTTCAATGCCCTGATCGGAACATCGGGGGAACACCGACAGGAGCTCGTCGCCCTGCGGGCCGGAGTGCAGCGCATCGAGCGACGGCTCCACCAGCACCACACACGGCTGCAGCGGCTCGAAGGGACACGGGACGACAGGCCCGCCATCGGAGTCATGGCCGCCATGGACTCCATGAACGGCCGCACGTTCGAGCACCACATCGCCAAACTGCTGCGTCGCGACGGATGTACGAACGTCGTCGTCCAAGGCGGTCACGGAGACCGGGGCGTCGACATCATCGGGCTCACAGCCGACGGGCGGCGCCTCGTCGTCCAGTGCAAGAGGTTCGCGCCCTACCTCAGCATCACCAGCCCCGACGTCCAGAAGTTCGTCGGCTCGGCCAAGGTGCTGTACAGCGCGGAAGTCGCGCTCTACGTGGCAACGTGCCCCTTCACCCCAGAAGCACTGAGCATCGCATCCGAGACCGGGATCACCGCCGTACACCGCGGGGTACTGGAGGAGTGGAGCACCGGGGAGCCTCTGAAGGTCCTGGAGTAG